One Vulpes lagopus strain Blue_001 chromosome 18, ASM1834538v1, whole genome shotgun sequence DNA window includes the following coding sequences:
- the LOC121478221 gene encoding 60S ribosomal protein L39-like has protein sequence MSSHKTFRIKQFMAKKQKQNRPIPQQIQMKTGNEFRYNSKRRHWRRTKLGL, from the coding sequence ATGTCTTCTCACAAGACTTTCAGGATCAAGCAATTCatggccaagaaacaaaagcagaatcgtCCCATTCCCCAGCAGATTCAGATGAAAACTGGTAATGAATTCAGGTACAACTCCAAGAGGAGGCACTGGAGAAGAACCAAGCTGGGTCTGTAA